CGCTTTTTTTGAGTCCATCCAGAACTCTTTATCTAGCATCGCGTCGATTTCATCTGTAGGAAGGCCAGTTTTTGCTTTATAGCCTTCGATCATAATTTCGCTCATGCCTTGAAGCGTTTTAGCGGTTTGCACCATTTCTTTGGCATTGCCTTGCATGGCTTTCATCGGGTGATGGATCATCATCATGGCATTTTTGGCCATCTTAGTTTTACTTGCAGACACAGCAATTAAGCTTGCCATTGATGCAGCCACCCCTCGACGGTCGCAATACAACGATCACCCAACTCTTTAATGCAATTAATCATTGCTGCACCTTCGGTAACACTGCCACCTGGTGAGTTGATGCGAATATTGACCGTGTGATCTTCTGGAATGGCTTTTATTTTGTTAACGAACTCGACGGCATCGCCTGGCATGATGGGGTGATAGACCATGACATCGGTTTGTTTATTTGATTTGGCTAGGAATTGAAAGTGTTTAGACATTTACTTTTCACCTAATTTAGCAAGTTGAATTACGGTTGCAATAGTTTAAAAACTGAATAACATCGAATGACTTTATTGTTTATTGGATTTTAGTTATGAGTGCAGATTTTATTTCTGGTGATGA
Above is a window of Piscirickettsia litoralis DNA encoding:
- a CDS encoding ATP-dependent Clp protease proteolytic subunit — translated: MSKHFQFLAKSNKQTDVMVYHPIMPGDAVEFVNKIKAIPEDHTVNIRINSPGGSVTEGAAMINCIKELGDRCIATVEGWLHQWQA